From a single Geoanaerobacter pelophilus genomic region:
- a CDS encoding transglycosylase domain-containing protein, which produces MMCLGFVSSASAQESFASFPPLPFGYSSIKVFDNQSRFVGRIVPEKRYWTPIDRIPLFLQNAVVAVEDARFYEHGGIDVRGIARALVKDVVKGRLAEGGSTITQQLIKNRYLTGVKTIERKLDEARMAMDFEKKYTKKQILEMYLNEIYYGNGAWGIAQAARLYFDKNPEELTEAECSLLAGVPKNPARYNPLGQSAKVTGRRDVVLRRMEDLKMISSGQRQQLRANPPKIIPAGQAPYYMAHIKGKLVERYGPQIIEQGGLDVISAMDLNLQKLAEKTLAEGVRKISPQLQGALISLDPVNGDVLAAVGGVDAAKSPYNRAFTARRQPGSSIKPLIYAAALEKGVTASSNWDDAPVSYNRGNGDTWKPQNYGKELFGELTLREALAYSNNVITIKLLESIGVPYFVDYARKMGLPLRAQNDLSLALGTEEVTLNELVQSYAPLANGGLRTEPRTIVRIYDRNRHAWSETPPATVSVISPEVAFVTTSMLEDVMAYGTAKSLKRFSKERPAAGKTGTTDDYRDAWFVGYTPQMVTGIWVGYDRPRPGGKGFTGGAIAAPVWERFMRQALAGKPAIDFPKPEKVVAATIDPATGYLATMDCPERVEEFYIDGTAPTEYCPEHGGDLLDPLTEASSAEDAQAVEPGGNDVKE; this is translated from the coding sequence TCGGCATCGGCCCAGGAGTCATTTGCCTCTTTCCCGCCACTGCCGTTTGGTTATTCTTCCATCAAGGTCTTCGATAACCAGAGCCGCTTTGTCGGTAGGATAGTTCCTGAGAAGAGGTACTGGACCCCGATAGACCGGATTCCACTTTTTCTGCAGAATGCCGTGGTTGCTGTCGAAGATGCCCGTTTTTACGAACATGGCGGCATTGATGTCCGCGGGATTGCCCGCGCCCTGGTAAAAGACGTGGTCAAGGGGAGGCTGGCCGAAGGTGGTTCCACCATCACTCAGCAACTGATCAAGAACCGTTATCTGACAGGCGTGAAAACCATCGAGCGCAAGCTCGATGAGGCGCGCATGGCAATGGACTTTGAAAAGAAATACACCAAGAAACAGATCCTGGAGATGTATCTCAATGAGATTTATTACGGCAACGGCGCCTGGGGCATTGCCCAGGCGGCTCGACTCTATTTTGACAAAAACCCCGAGGAACTGACCGAGGCCGAATGCTCGCTGCTGGCCGGAGTACCGAAGAATCCGGCGCGCTACAACCCTCTCGGGCAATCGGCCAAAGTGACCGGACGTCGGGACGTGGTACTCAGGCGGATGGAGGATCTGAAAATGATCTCATCCGGCCAGAGACAGCAGCTGCGAGCGAACCCGCCGAAGATAATCCCTGCTGGTCAGGCTCCGTATTACATGGCCCATATCAAAGGGAAGTTGGTGGAACGTTATGGCCCGCAGATCATCGAGCAGGGTGGGCTGGATGTCATTAGCGCCATGGACCTGAACCTTCAGAAACTGGCGGAAAAGACCCTGGCGGAAGGAGTGAGAAAGATATCTCCTCAGCTACAGGGGGCGCTGATATCCCTTGATCCGGTCAATGGTGATGTCCTGGCAGCAGTTGGCGGCGTTGATGCTGCCAAGAGTCCCTATAACCGGGCATTTACAGCCAGACGCCAACCCGGTTCCTCCATTAAACCGCTCATCTACGCTGCAGCCTTGGAAAAAGGGGTCACTGCCAGCAGCAACTGGGATGATGCCCCGGTATCCTACAACCGTGGCAATGGCGACACCTGGAAACCTCAGAACTATGGCAAGGAACTGTTTGGCGAGTTGACGCTCCGCGAGGCGTTGGCATATTCGAATAATGTCATCACTATTAAACTGCTGGAATCGATCGGGGTCCCATATTTTGTTGATTATGCCCGAAAGATGGGCTTGCCGCTTCGGGCCCAGAACGATCTATCTTTGGCTCTCGGCACCGAGGAGGTAACCCTCAACGAGCTGGTGCAGTCCTATGCGCCGTTGGCCAACGGCGGGTTGCGTACCGAACCGCGCACCATTGTCAGGATTTATGATCGAAACCGTCATGCCTGGTCAGAAACCCCGCCGGCAACGGTCTCAGTTATCTCCCCGGAAGTCGCTTTTGTTACAACCAGCATGCTTGAGGATGTCATGGCCTATGGCACAGCCAAGTCTTTAAAGCGGTTCAGTAAGGAGCGTCCGGCAGCTGGCAAAACCGGCACTACCGATGATTACCGTGATGCCTGGTTTGTCGGGTATACCCCACAGATGGTTACCGGTATCTGGGTGGGATATGACAGACCAAGGCCCGGCGGCAAAGGGTTCACCGGCGGTGCCATAGCCGCGCCGGTCTGGGAGCGGTTTATGCGCCAGGCGCTGGCCGGAAAGCCTGCCATTGATTTCCCCAAGCCGGAAAAGGTGGTAGCTGCTACTATTGACCCTGCAACCGGCTATCTGGCAACGATGGACTGTCCGGAACGGGTGGAGGAGTTCTATATTGACGGCACCGCACCGACTGAATATTGTCCTGAACATGGCGGAGATCTACTTGATCCGCTGACTGAAGCTTCATCCGCAGAGGATGCTCAAGCGGTGGAACCCGGTGGCAATGATGTGAAGGAATAA